The following are from one region of the Salvelinus fontinalis isolate EN_2023a chromosome 5, ASM2944872v1, whole genome shotgun sequence genome:
- the LOC129855585 gene encoding cytochrome P450 2J2-like, with protein sequence MSKLLHSFVLEWLDIKTFLIFLCVFLVLADLLKNKTPKNFPPGPWSWPFVGNMFQFDPAKMHLQFEECEKKYGKIFSLRIPSANQGSKWVILSGYEMVKEALVHNGDSFVDRPSIPLFEAIYVGSQAMGSKGVIMSNGYPWKQQRRFALSTLRNFGLGKKSLEPSIQVEAQCLNEAIQSEQGKPFSPQILMNNAVSNVICCLVFGDRFEYSDDQFQTLLKTMNEIVYLEGGFWAGMYNMMPWVMRRVPGPHRRIFTGWKEVISFINIRIQEHMKDNDPSSPRDFIDCFLNEIEKCEDDTRAGFNLENLSFCTLDLFVAGTETTSTTLYWGLLFMINYPEIQAKVQAEIDAVVRSSRQPSMEDRDSMPYTDAVIHETQRMGNIIPLNVSRMATKDTEVGGYTIPKNTIVLGTLQSILFDESEWETPHTFNPGHFLDQEGKFRKRDAFLPFSLGKRVCPGEQLAKMELFLFFTSLLQRFTFFSPPGVEPSLDFQMGVTHSPKPYQLCATPR encoded by the exons ATGAGCAAATTACTTCATTCTTTTGTTTTGGAATGGTTGGACATAAAGACTTTTTTGATTTTCCTCTGTGTTTTCTTGGTACTTGCCGACCTCCTGAAAAACAAAACTCCAAAGAATTTTCCTCCTGGACCTTGGTCATGGCCTTTCGTTGGCAACATGTTTCAATTTGATCCTGCTAAGATGCATCTTCAGTTTGAAGAG TGTGAAAAAAAATATGGAAAGATTTTCAGCCTTCGAATTCCTTCGGCAAACCAAGGGTCAAAGTGGGTTATTCTGAGTGGATACGAGATGGTGAAAGAGGCCTTGGTCCACAATGGCGACAGTTTTGTAGATCGTCCCTCCATTCCCTTATTTGAAGCTATATATGTTGGAAGTCAAGCAATGGGAAGTAAAG GTGTGATTATGTCGAACGGGTATCCATGGAAGCAACAGAGGAGGTTTGCTCTCTCTACGCTGAGGAACTTTGGACTGGGCAAGAAGAGTCTGGAGCCATCCATCCAGGTTGAAGCGCAGTGTTTGAATGAAGCCATTCAGAGTGAACAAG GAAAACCCTTCAGCCCGCAGATACTGATGAACAATGCTGTTTCCAATGTGATCTGCTGTCTTGTGTTTGGTGACCGCTTTGAATACAGCGATGACCAATTCCAAACCCTCCTGAAAACAATGAACGAGATTGTTTACTTGGAAGGAGGCTTTTGGGCCGGG ATGTATAACATGATGCCGTGGGTCATGCGTCGGGTTCCTGGTCCTCACAGAAGGATCTTCACTGGCTGGAAGGAGGTCATCTCCTTCATCAACATCAGGATTCAGGAGCACATGAAGGACAACGACCCCTCGTCACCAAGAGACTTCATCGACTGCTTCCTCAACGAGATAGAGAAG TGTGAAGACGACACAAGGGCTGGGTTTAACTTGGAGAACTTGTCCTTCTGCACCCTGGATCTATTTGTGGCTGGGACAGAGACCACCTCTACTACCCTCTATTGGGGCCTTCTCTTTATGATCAACTACCCGGAGATACAAG CCAAGGTGCAGGCAGAGATTGATGCAGTTGTTAGGTCATCCCGGCAGCCCTCCATGGAAGACAGGGACAGCATGCCCTACACAGACGCAGTCATCCATGAGACACAGAGGATGGGGAATATCATACCGCTCAACGTATCCCGCATGGCCACTAAAGACACTGAGGTTGGAGGATACACCATCCCTAAG AACACCATTGTGTTAGGCACCCTCCAGTCGATCCTGTTTGATGAGTCAGAGTGGGAGACCCCTCACACCTTCAACCCTGGACACTTCCTGGATCAGGAGGGCAAGTTCAGGAAGAGAGATGCATTCCTTCCATTCTCTTTAG GTAAGAGGGTGTGTCCTGGGGAGCAGCTGGCCAAGATGGAACTCTTCCTGTTCTTCACCTCCCTGCTGCAGAGGTTCACCTTCTTCTCTCCCCCAGGGGTGGAACCCAGCCTGGACTTTCAGATGGGGGTTACACACAGTCCCAAGCCTTACCAGCTGTGTGCAACTCCTCGATGA